The Chryseobacterium sp. LJ668 genome segment TAACGTTTCTGTCCCCATCTGCGCTGATGTCAGATTTTTATCTTTTTTTACTGCTGAAATGATGACTTCATCAATTTGTGTTGTCCTTTCTTTTTCCTGGTTTAAAATCAAATCTAATTTTACATTTTGATCAAGTTGCACGGTCTGCCTGTAGTTCTCATAACCACCATATGCAACGGCAACAGTATAATTTCCCTGTGGTAGAGAAAGTGAGTAAAATCCATATTCATTGGCTGTGATATTGATTGTGGGATCTTCTTCCACTTTTATTGTGGCCCCGATAACGAGTTCGCCGTTCTTTCCGTCTCTTACTGTTCCGCTGATCGTCCTCTGTTCCTGAGCGAAAGCTGTAATGCTGAAAACGGAAAGCCCGATTGTGGTAAAAATTTTACAATAGTTTGCCTGCATTCTTAGATGATGTTAAAATATTTTGTACTTGAAAGCCTAAAGATAAGCTTTAATTAAGCCGACCTGAAAGTGAAGAAACGGATAAAGTGACTTTTAATTGTTTTTGATTATATGAATTTTCGTTCATGAAAAAATCCTCAGTCTGTGAGATAGAGGATTTTTAGTCATACAAAAAAAACAATAACTGATTGCTAGCTTTTAATATATTTCGCTACCTTATCTTCCAAATCATCAAGATTAAAAGGTTTTGCCACATAATCATCTGCCTGTGCACTTGCGGCCAATGTAACAATATCATTATTTGCGGTTACGTAAATTACCGGAATATGCTTGTAATCATCATGGCTTTTCAGAAGTTTTGTAGCTTCTACACCGCCAATATTGGGAATCCAGTTATCCATCAAGATAACATCCGGCTTAAACTGCGAAACTTTTTGTATAATGTCATGTGATGTCTCTGAAATCTCGACTTCATATCCTCCTTCTTCAAAAATGATACTGATGACTTCAAGAATAACTTTATCATCATCAAAAATCAAAATTTTCTTCTTGCTCATATTTTTATTTAATTTATTTAATGAAATTATTTTACTGTTTATTTAACTGATTGATATACTCTGCCAATTCTTTTGGCCCTATCAACAAATCATAATCTACCTGATCGGCTGCCTGTCTCGGCATATAATCAACTTCGGCGGTTTCCGGGTTTTGAATCCAGACTTTTCCTTTATTTTTTTTAATGTATTTTAAACCTTCTACTCCATCAACACTGGCTCCTGAAAGCAGAACTCCCACCATGTTTTCTCCAAAAGTTTCTGCGGCAGATTTGAACGTTACATCAATTGACGGTCGAGAATAATTCATCTTTTCTGAACTGTCAAGAGAAACCGTCATCTTATTTTCAAACAACAGATGATAATCTGCGGGAACTATATATATCGTGCTCTTCTGAATATCGGTTTTATCTTCAATTTCAACGACCTGCATGGAAGTAAACTGTTGCAGTAATGTTGGCAGAATACTTGATGAATGAGCTTTTCTGTGAACAACCAAAAGAATCGAAAAACTAAAATCTGCTTCAAGATTTTTTATCATGTCAATAATTACCTGCAGACTTCCGGCAGATCCTCCGATGACGAGTATTTCGAAATTGTTGTTTTGCACTTCCATTCCAGTAACTAATTATGGTCTACTTTTTTCCAGATTTTCTGATCATCAATCTGGTGATAAAATTTATCTAAATTGGAGAACCGCAGAGTTTCTTTTGATCCTAAAGCGAGATAGCCTAAATTTTCTAAACTAGCATTAAAAAGATTAAAAACTCTTTCCTGCAAAGCTTTTTCAAAATAGATCAGCACATTTCTGCAAATGATTAGCTGAAAACTGTTGAATGAACTATCTGACACGAGATTATGTGTCGATAAAATCAGTTTTTCTTGCAGGCTTTTATCAAAACGTACGCTGTCATAATTTGCAGTATAATAATCAGAAAAATCTTCTTTCCCGCCGGAAAGCATATAATTTTCAGAATATATTTTCATCTGATGCATCGGGAAAACCCCTGATCTTGCTGTTTCTAAAACTGAAGGATTAATATCTGTACCGTAAATAAGACACTTATGATACAGATTGGCCTCTTTCAGCAAAATAGCCATAGAATAGGCTTCTTCACCAGTCGCACATCCTGCAACCCATATTCTTATCAACGGATATGTTCCCAGCTGGGGCAAAATTTCTTCTCTCAGCTTTTTAAAAAAATGTGGGTCCCGGAACATTTCTGTTACATTAACCGTAATTTCCTGTATGAAATGTTTGAGATAATTAGGATCGTTAAGAACCGTATATCGGAGTTCTGCAAAGCTAGTAAAACGGTCAATGAGACAGATACGATTGACCCTGCGTTTGAAGGATGCTCTGCTGTATAAAGAAAAATCGTATCCGTACAAATCGTACACATCTTTGATAAGATATTCTATTTCTTCATCTTTTACGATACTTGGTTCCAGCATTTAAGATAATTTTTCTATCGCGATTAAGAGCAAATCTACATCAATCGGCTTTTTAATATAATCCTGAGCTCCTGCATCAAGACATTTTTGACGGTCTTCTTCCATTGCCTGTGCCGTCACTGCAATCACAGGGATATGACTGATTGACGGCGTTTGGCGTATCAATTTAACGGCTTCATATCCATCCATTTCAGGCATCATCATATCCATCAATACCAAATCAATCGCAGGATTTTTTTCTAAAATCTGAATAGCATCTTTTGCCGTTGTACAGGTTTCCAATTCAAAACCGCGGGCTTTTAACGTTAATTTCAGAGCAAATATATTACGGGGATCATCATCCACAATCAAAATTTTCTTTTGCATAAGAGATTCTGTAATTTAACTTTCGTATAACCAGACGCGCAACAAAGACAGCAGCTGATCTATATCCACAGGTTTTGTAATATAATCTGAAGCACCCGCCTGTATACATTTATCACGGTCACCAATCATTGATTTTGCAGTTACTGCGATAATCGGAAGCCTTTTGAATTTCGGCATTTTCCTAATTTCCTGAATCGTTTCATAACCATCCATTTCCGGCATCATCATATCCATCAAAACAACATCGATATCCTGATGTTCGTTGATCTGCTCTAGAGCCTGAACACCATCCATCGCAAGAACAACCTCCACTTTATATTTTTCTAAAGCTTTAGTCAGAGAAAAAATATTACGGACATCATCATCAGTAATCAGAATTTTTTTACCACTGAGAACTTCTGTTAATGACCCTAAAGTTTTATTTCTGATGGTTTCTACCGAGCTGTTTTTCTCTTCAACCAAATGTAAAAATAATCCTACCTCATCTAAAATACGCTGGTAAGAATGTGCCGTTTTTACAACTATAGAATCAGCATATTGTTTTATTTTTAATTCTTCCGAAGTTGATAAATTGCGTTCTGTAAAAATAATAATCGGAAGATTTTCTAATCCTTCATACCCTTTGATAGATTCTATAATTTTATAGGCGTTTCTTCTGTTTGGCCCGATATCTAAAATTACACAGTCGACCTGATCGGTATTGAAAGCTCTCACGCTATCCTCCACATTATCTTCTACAGAAAGCGAAATGTCAAAATTGCTTAGGAAATAAGACAATGCATTGGCATGTTTAGCATTTTCTTCTACAATCAGCACTTTTTGCGGAGACTTTTTCAGGGCATCCTCTATTTTTTTGAATATGCCGTTCATCTGTTGCAGTGCAACAGGTTTATTAATAAAATCAATTGCCCCTTTCATCAGACTTTCCTGCTTTACATGTAACGATGACATCATATGTACCGGAATCGGTTTGGTCTGAAAATTAGATTTTAATTCGTCCATTACCTCCCAGCCATCTTTTACGGGAAGCTGAACATCCAAGAGAATTGCAACCGGACGATACTGTATCGCAGCAGATAAGGCCTGGTCTCCCCTTACCACTACTACCCCTTTATATTTTTGCATTCTTGCATATTTTAGTAATGCTTTGGCAAAATTGGTATCATCTTCAACAATTAAAATAACTTTATCATCTTTTCCGATGCTACTTCTGTCGTCGTCTACATCGTCAGGTATTTCTAAAGTTTTGAATGATGCTGAAATATCACCTTCATTGTAATCAATTATATGTTTAATTTCTTCCACATCTTCTAAAATGACATTTACCAAACTTTGATCTGATCCTGAATTTGACTGAACAACTTTCAGTTCTTCTTTTACCGGAATGATTAAACTGAATTCGCTGCCTTCATTGACTTTACTTTTCAGTTCTAGATAACCACCTAATAATTTAGCAATTTCACGGCTGATTGACAAGCCTAAACCTGTTCCGCCAAATTTACGCTGTGTAGATCCGTCTGCCTGCTGAAAGGCCTCAAAAATAATTTTCTGCTTATCATCCGGAATTCCGATTCCGGTATCCTTTACGGAGAAAATGATGAAATTTTTATTTTTCGGGTCTTTTTTAATATTTAATTCTACACTTCCTTTTTTTGTAAATTTTAAAGCGTTTGATAAAAGATTTCTCAGCACCTGATCCAAACGCAAACGGTCGGTTTCTAAGGTTTTTGCCAAATCATCTTCAATATTGATGTTAAATTCAATCCCTTTTTCTTTTACCAAAGGATTTATTAAACTTTTTAAATCATTTACCACTTCATCAATTACAACATCCTGATACTCAAGAGACATTTTACCGGATTCTATTTTGGCTAAATCTAGAATTTCATCAATTAATGTTAAAAGGCTACTTCCGGAACTCTGAATGACCTTTGCTGATTCGATCTGATCTTCGTTTAAGTTTTCATCAGGATTTTCTGCCATCAAACGGGAGAGAAGCAAAATTGAGTTCAATGGTGTTCGTAACTCATGCGACATATTTGCTAAGAATTCAGATTTGTACTGAGTACTGAGTGCGAGCTCTTCGGCTTTTCTCTGAATTTCAATATTGCGTTCTGCAATAAGATGGTTTTTTTCTTCAAGTAATTTTGAGCGCTCTTCCAGCTCGGTGTTGATCTGCATCAATTCTTCCTGTTGTACCTTCAGCTCTTCTTCTGAAGCCTGAAGCTTTTGGGTCTGAGCCTCGAGCTCTGTATTTAGATTTTCTAATTCAGAATGCTGAACCTGCAGCTCTTCTGACTGTGCTTGAGTTTCTTCCAATAAACGCTGCTCTTTCTCACGGCCTTTGGCGGAGCGTAAAGCAATACCAATATTTCTGCTGCTTTCAACAAAATAGTCGATTCTGTCCTGATCGAAATTTTTATCTGAACTTAGTTCTAAAACTCCAATGGTCTGTCTGTCAATCGTCACAGGAATTAACAAAATAGCTTTGATTTTCATTTTGCTGCCTGCAAAAGTGACTGCAAAGTCATTTTCATCTAAATCATTGTAGGCTTTCGGCTTTTTCTGGACAAAAACCTGCCCCACCATTCCTTCTCCCGGATCAAAAAACTGTTTCATACTGTCTTCTAATCCAAAAGAGCTGCTTAGTTTTAATTTTCCGTTATCTTCTATTAAATAAATAGCACCATTGATGCAGTTTCCGTATTCAATTAACTGATTGAGAGCGTCTGTAGTTACCTGTTTTATAGATTTGTTACCGACCAGAGATTCATTTAATAAGGCCAGACCTTTCTGACGCCAATCACTCTTATTAATCTCATCAAAAGATAGTTTAAGAGAATCTGTCATATGATTTAATGATTCTACAAGATCGCCTAAATCACCATCAAAATCATCTACTATTTTTTGATTGTAATCACCATTTGAAACCCTGTTGGCTACCTGCTGAATGATATTTACACGTTTAGAAATTTCAAGCTCTTTTGCTTTTAATTCTTTCTCTAGTTTGTCTCTTCGGAGTAGATCATTGCGCAGCTTTACATAAAAAAATGCTGTAACAGCAATTGCTGCCATAGATGAAAGTATGATAAATAATACTGTTGTGTTGGATGAGCTGTCTAGATCTTTATTCTTTTTTTCGAGTCCGTTTTCTTCAAATTTTACAAAATCGCGGACAAGAAGACGGCATTTATCCATGTACAATTTGCTCATCAGGATCTGCTCTTGAGTCATCGCAACACCTCGACGTTTATTTATTACAAACTGCTTTAAATTATCAATATTATTATTGACATTTTGTTCAAGGGTTTTCAGGCGTTGGAGTTGAGAAGGATCGGTAATATCTAATGATTTTACATAATCAATTGATTTTGAATATTCGGCTAAGCTCTGATTGTAAGGCTCTAAAAAACTTTCTTTTCCTGTCAGCTGATATCCTCTGTTCCCTGTCTCTGCATTCAAAATTGAAATTAAAACATCTTTCACAGCCGTGACAGATTTTCTGCTTTTTGAAACACTTTCACGGTGCTGCATCTGATTTTTAATGCTTAGATACGATGCGACCGAACTCGCTATTAAAATGAATATAGAAAAACCAATTCCGATTTGGAGATTTCTTATTACTTTTTTCGGCATAAAAAAAATTAATTTAAAGGTAATGTAAAATAAAATGTAGATCCCTGATCTATCTTACTGGAGAGGCCAATTGTTCCGTGGTGTTGTTTGATAATCTCTGAGCAGATGTATAAACCGATGCCCATCCCCTGAAACTGTACAGATGATTCTTCAACCCGGTAAAACTTACGGAAGACAGCATCCTGTTTAAAATCAGGAATTCCTATCCCGAAATCTGTGACGCTTACCTTCACTTCATTATCATCTACGAATGTGGTAACAATAACCTGATTGTTTTCCGGTGAATATTTGAGAGCATTGGTTAAAAAATTAATCAATACCTGCTCAATACGAATCGCATCAAAAGAAATCAGCTGATTAATTTTGCTGATATGGCGGTCAATTTTTACGTTGGGATTGTCGTGTGTCTGCACTATAGTATCGATCGTATTATGAAGCAGGGCTTCCAGATCGGCAGGTTTTTTATTGATTTTCAATTTACCGTTTTCGATCTTTGAAACATCCAGCAAATCTGTGATCAGCGTATTTAATTTTTCTACCTGATCTAAAGCTTTGGTTACAAAAACGGCTTCCGTGCTTTCGCTGTAAGATTTTAGTTTTCTATCGAGAAGCTGCATATAGGCCTTGATACTCGTAAGCGGTGTTTTGAGTTCGTGGCTGGCAATACTCAGAAATTCATCTTTTTCTTTTTCAACTTTTTTCTGGTCTTCAATATCGGTAAAAGTGCCTACCCAGTTTTTTACTTTTTCGTTCTGATAAACTGGCGACATTCTCAAAAGATGATATCTATACTCGTCGGAATCTTTATTTTTGATTCTTATTTCCAGTTCCAGAGCTCTGCCTTTTTTTCTACATCTTTCAAATTCTTCTTGTATATTGAGATCGTCTTCATGTGTCTGCGGAAATTCCTGATCAGACGATGAATATTCAAACCATTTTTTGTTTACAAAGTTCACATTACCATTTTCATCTAATGTAAAAGCGATTTGTGGCAATGCTTCGAGCATGAGATGAAAGTGGTCAATCTCAGATTTCATAGATACCTGCGCTTCTCTTCTACCCTTTACTTCCAGCTCCAGACTTTGTTGCGCCTTTTTCATTGCAATACTATTTTCCTGTAGGTTGTAAAAAGTTTTTACTTTGAGCAATAAAATTTCTGGATCTATAGGTTTGGTCACATAATCCATCCCGCCGGAATCGTATCCTTTTGTAATGAATCTTTTATCCGTATTGACTGCAGATAAAAATATGATGGGAATTTCTTTGGTCTTGCTGTACCCGGCAAAAGTTTCTGCCACTTCAAACCCGTCCATACCGGGCATCTGGACATCTAAAATAATCAATGCATAATTATTTTTCAATGCTTTTCCCAATGCTTCTTCACCAGAATTGGCAGTATCAACCTGAAAATCTTTGGATTCTAGTAATTTCTTTAACGAATAAATATTATTTTCGTTATCATCGACAATTAAGATCATAAAACGTAAAATAAACTTGTAAGAGGTTCATACTTGTTTAGCAATCAAAAATACTCACAAATTTTTAGAAAACATATATTATTTAAAGAATATTGAACCGATATGATATTATGGCAATAATAATTATGAACATAATATCTTAATGATTAAAGATCAATATTGTTTTATAACTCATTTTTAATACCACAATGATCAAATATTGATGCCTACAAATATCATTTTGCTAATAAATGATAAATTCAAAATTACAAATGACTTTCTAGAAATTTAAAAATGGCATACTTTATTCTATGTCTTAAACTAAATTTAAATTATGACCTATAAAGAAGCATTGCAACACAAAAAAGAATCATTAGAAAAAGCTGATGAATCATTACTAAAACTATATCACCTTGTTATCACACCGGCCAATACTGAGGAAAGCTATAAATACATCGAAGACTTTACAAAAGATCCTGACTCTTTCGATGATGAAAGCTGTAAAAAGTATTGTACAGATAATGAATATGAGGTTGTAAGCTTTAAAAAAGAAGAGGACAAATAGAAGTAACTGCTATTGTAAATGAAGATGGATTTTATTCCATCTTTTTTTGGGTAAAAAGCATTATTATTGGAAAAAATAATAAGAGGTAGTTGTATACTAACAAGCTAATTAACCGGAAGTTGTTGGCGGATAGTTGAAGTATCCGGATAAAGTTTGTAATAAACAATCAAATTACGTTTGAAATGTTTTGTCTGATTATAAATTAAACTGCGTAAGCAGATTTATTCATAAAAATATTTTTCCCGGAAATTCTGTTTTTTGTGATACTGTAAATAATTTCTACCGAAAAAAATGAGAGCTCATACAATACGTATCTGGTATTGCTGACTGTGTTTTCGTTAATCATTCTACCCTGATTCAGTACCATATCATATTGTGCATCATCGGGAAGATTTGTAAAATCGTAGTAAGAAATGTTCATTGCTATATACTTTTTGATAAAAACCAATTTACATTATTGATTTACTAATCATAAGCAATTTATCGACCAATTTTTTAAAATCTCTGAAAATTATTTCTTTTTTAAGTCTCAATAAATGATAAAGAGAAATTTAATGCTGTTAATTTAATATTTTTAGCATCATCTTATTTTTCACAGGATTGGCATACATTGATAAAAAGCTTTGCATAGAAATAACATCGGATGTATCAATACGCATTTCAAGCCTTCGTTCAAATAATTGTTTTTCCTGGTCTGTATATTTTTCAGAAAAATGATTTGTTTGACCTAATAAATCATAAGCAATATAATTAGTAGGCCAAAGCTGGTAATTTTGTATAATGGAAGCATCAATCATCTGGGCAATTGCCTGCAGTTGCTTATTTTTATTATCACAATCTGGACCTAAATGATCGAACTGAGAATTTAAAACATCACCGGCATGAAGGTGAATTCGCTTTTTCTGTCCGAGAACACCACTGATCATTGTTGCAAAATCTTCATCTTTATCTTTTACATAGACCTCATCGTTATGCTTTGCCAAGAGTTGTGGCATTTTAAGAACATCAGTCGGGTCGTATTCATAAGAAATCGACAAGGGAACAATTTTTAGTTTTTTAAAAAAATCGGTTAGTGACATATTTCCGGCTGCCATAGCAATCATTTTAAGTACACCCTGCTGCGTAGAATCATTACCATCTTTGGTACGCCCTTCACGCTGAGCAATCCAGACTGAGCGTTTTTCCTGATGCAATAATTCAAAAATATATTCAGATAATAGCCTGGAGCTCTTCAGTTGATCACGCAATGGCAAACCTCTCTGAACTAAAAAATTACGGTTTAGTTTCGCCAATTTATGAATAAACGATTTCTCAACAAGATTATCCCCGATTGCTGAAGATGTCATGATAAGGCCGCTTTCCAGCAATACCAAATTGAGCAGCGAGGTATCTAAGATAATATCTCTGTGATTGGATATGAAAAGATAAGTTGTATTCTTGTCGAGTTTATCAAATCCTGAAATGGTTAATCCTTCAGAACTTTTTTCAAGTATGGTACGAATGGTTTGCGATATAAAATTTCTTTGAAAATCAAATATCGAATGAGTATCGTTAAATTTCTTTAGCCAAATGCTCTCATCGACTTCAGGAAAGGTAAAATTCATCAGCGCTTTCATCATTGGATGACGGGCTATGCTTTGCAGGGCTTCATTGACTTCACTATCATGAAAAGACCGGATATCATCAAACTTCGACATGGGATCAGATTTAACAGCTGCAAAAGAACAAAAATTTTTTCAGGAGTGAGTAATAATATTTGAATACATTTATCAGTTTGATAACATATTTTTACTATCATGTTCAGAAAATTAATTTTAAACATTTCTGTAATTTATTTGAATAAATCAAAATGGTTTTCTGATTAAGGCTATTTGTCAGCGGCACAACCTTTGAAGTATTTGCTGTTACAATATCTATTTTATGAATAATAAAACAATATTAGAAAAAGCAAATGCTGCAGTATCAGAAGGAGACCATGAGACTTTTCTCAGCTATTGCACTGATAATACAAAATGGACATTCGTAGGAGACAGAGTAATCTCAGGAAAAGAAAAAATACGGCAATATATGGCAGATGCTTACAAAAAACCGCCAAAATTTGATGTTGACTACATAATTGCTGAAGCAGATTACGTAACAGCTGTGGGAACCATAAGCCTTTTCGAAGACGATAATCAATGGGTAGATTACTATTACTGTGATGTCTGGAGATTTGAAAATGGTAAAATGGCTGAACTGAGAGCTTTTGTGATTGAAAAATAGCTGAAAAAATAATCATTTAAATAAGAAGTATTAAAATATCCGTCACGTTGAACATGAAGAAATTAATCTCAACCCTTATCGCAGGTACCGCGGCAACAGCTGCCGTTATTTATTTTTCTGGTTACGGATATATATTTAAAGCTCTTGCCATCAATTTAAAAAAAGGTCCTTTTACGCCTTCTACTGATGATGAGGAAAAGTTCCCATCCCGAGAAGTTCCCAATTTACATCCTCAGCCATGGGAAAAAGATGCCTCTTATAACAGCATTATCCTTAACGAAAATATTCTTAAAGATCTTACAAAAACACGGGCATCATCTCTTGTCATCATACGCGACAACAAATTGCTTTATGAGCAATACTGGAAAGATCACGATGCATCTTCATTGATGAATTCTTTTTCGATGGCTAAAGGTATTTTAGCCATTTTAGTTGGCTGTGCTATTGACGATGGCTACCTGAAGTCTGAGGATCAGCTGGTATCATCTGTATTTCCTGTTTATAAGTCCAGCCATTTTGGGAAATTTCTTACTATCCGTCATCTGATGATGATGCAGGCTGGCTTAGACTGGAAGGAAGAATACCATCATCCTTTTGCACCCAACTCTAAACAGTATTTTGTTGATGATCTTGCAGAGCAGGCATTCAATCTTGAAATAAAAGAAATGCCGGGAGAAAAATATGAGTATCAAAGCGCAGCAGCCCAGCTTTTGGGTTTGGTTTTAAAAAAAGTAATCGGCAGAGAACTTTCAACGTATCTTTCAGAAAAAATATGGCAGCCTCTGGGAATGGAATTTTCAGCTAAATGGAGCACCGATGAGAAAGGAATGGAAAAAGCATTTTGCTGTATTCATGCGACTCCCAGAGATTTTGCAAAAATTGGGCAGCTTATCATGCAAAGCGGTAGCTGGGAAGATAAACAGATTATCAGTAAAGAATATTGTCAAAGGCTGCTGGCTCCTACAGAACTCAATGATGCGTTTTGCTATACCATTTGGGCAGATGATGAGAGCGATATAAAATACCGGTTTTTTTACGGATTTCTGGGTCAGTTTATCATTATGATTCCCGAAAAGAAAATGGTAATTGTAAAAACGGGATTTTATAACAGGCTGGATGTTGATAAAAAACAACGGCCACTTCAGGTGAAGCTACTTACAGATGAATTGTGCAAGATCTGTTAAATTCATCGTCATTGAAAAATAATGGATTCTTTATGCAAAAAAAAGTTATCTCCGAAATACCTCTGAGATTTTCATCACATCGATATTTCAGAAATAACTTTTAGCAGATTCATTGATGAAACACTACTTCATCAATTGTCTGGTAATTATTTTACGGCAGTTTTCGTCTTTTCAGATTCCATTAAATGATGCTCTAAAGTAGGAACAGTTTTGCCTGCGAAAGTTTTTAGTGAAGTTTCAGAACCTTCAGAAGCTTCTTTTTTGAATTCTGCGATATCTTTTTTATGATCAGTAACCATAAGATCAGCATACATACGGTCAAATTCTGCACCTTTCTTCATTTTCAGATCGTCATATTTTTTTTGTTGGTCAGCATTCAAACTGCTTGGCAACGTATATCCTGTTGCGGTTGCCCATGCTTTCAGTTCGTCATTGGCTTTACCATGATCTTTTGCCATCATTGCGCCTAATGATTTTACAGCTGCATTGGTACCATTACTTGCTGCAAGCTCACCCATCATTACTTCCATCATGCCTCCTGTTGCTGCTGCATCCGCAAATTTTTTGTCCTGATCATTAAGAGATGCCGCTGCATTCGTAGCGTTTGGTGTTGCAGTAGAATCAGCAGGTACTGTAGATGAATCCATAGAAGTTGCTGTTGTCGTAGAGTCTGCAGACTGATCACCTACAGTAGTTTCTTTTTTGTTACATGCTAACATAGCAGTAATCGCCAAAATTGATAAGATTGAGTTTTTCATAAATATATATTTGGTTGAGTAAATTGCAATATGATATTGCTTGATCTTGTGGTAACAATTTGTTTGCCAAAATTTTAATTAAATGTTTCATATCTGCCTTTATATTAAAAATTTAGATATATTTATATATACTTAGATATAAACTTCTTTTTTTAATACATTTTTTTCATTTAAATCGTTAAGCTTTGACTTCATAGTTTAATTTTAATTTTTCAGAACACAGTCGAGTAAGCAAAAGTTCTTTCGCATTTTTGCTTTTTCTACATTTATAATACTCTACAGATTTCATGGTATAAAATTGGTACAGATTAGAAAGAATTTTCTTTGGAAATTTTTGCAGCTATAAAATGCATCTTTTAAAGAAAAATAATTTACACTAATCACAAAAATCACATCATGAACCGAGACGGAAACAACAAAAGCTTCTGGGAAAGCACAATTAATAATGATCTTCCCAAATCCCAAGTTAATACAGATTACGATACCATTATTGTCGGTGCAGGAATAACAGGTGTCACCTTGGCGAAAGAATTACAAAGCCGCGGGCGAAGCT includes the following:
- a CDS encoding serine hydrolase domain-containing protein — its product is MKKLISTLIAGTAATAAVIYFSGYGYIFKALAINLKKGPFTPSTDDEEKFPSREVPNLHPQPWEKDASYNSIILNENILKDLTKTRASSLVIIRDNKLLYEQYWKDHDASSLMNSFSMAKGILAILVGCAIDDGYLKSEDQLVSSVFPVYKSSHFGKFLTIRHLMMMQAGLDWKEEYHHPFAPNSKQYFVDDLAEQAFNLEIKEMPGEKYEYQSAAAQLLGLVLKKVIGRELSTYLSEKIWQPLGMEFSAKWSTDEKGMEKAFCCIHATPRDFAKIGQLIMQSGSWEDKQIISKEYCQRLLAPTELNDAFCYTIWADDESDIKYRFFYGFLGQFIIMIPEKKMVIVKTGFYNRLDVDKKQRPLQVKLLTDELCKIC
- a CDS encoding 1-acyl-sn-glycerol-3-phosphate acyltransferase: MSKFDDIRSFHDSEVNEALQSIARHPMMKALMNFTFPEVDESIWLKKFNDTHSIFDFQRNFISQTIRTILEKSSEGLTISGFDKLDKNTTYLFISNHRDIILDTSLLNLVLLESGLIMTSSAIGDNLVEKSFIHKLAKLNRNFLVQRGLPLRDQLKSSRLLSEYIFELLHQEKRSVWIAQREGRTKDGNDSTQQGVLKMIAMAAGNMSLTDFFKKLKIVPLSISYEYDPTDVLKMPQLLAKHNDEVYVKDKDEDFATMISGVLGQKKRIHLHAGDVLNSQFDHLGPDCDNKNKQLQAIAQMIDASIIQNYQLWPTNYIAYDLLGQTNHFSEKYTDQEKQLFERRLEMRIDTSDVISMQSFLSMYANPVKNKMMLKILN
- a CDS encoding DUF4142 domain-containing protein, giving the protein MKNSILSILAITAMLACNKKETTVGDQSADSTTTATSMDSSTVPADSTATPNATNAAASLNDQDKKFADAAATGGMMEVMMGELAASNGTNAAVKSLGAMMAKDHGKANDELKAWATATGYTLPSSLNADQQKKYDDLKMKKGAEFDRMYADLMVTDHKKDIAEFKKEASEGSETSLKTFAGKTVPTLEHHLMESEKTKTAVK
- a CDS encoding nuclear transport factor 2 family protein; its protein translation is MNNKTILEKANAAVSEGDHETFLSYCTDNTKWTFVGDRVISGKEKIRQYMADAYKKPPKFDVDYIIAEADYVTAVGTISLFEDDNQWVDYYYCDVWRFENGKMAELRAFVIEK